A window of Gossypium raimondii isolate GPD5lz chromosome 7, ASM2569854v1, whole genome shotgun sequence genomic DNA:
tattaaaaactaaacttgttaaaaaacaaattctattacaataaaaattagtaaaatctatttttaaataatattacattGAGTGAACCAAATACTTATTCCAACTAGAACTGAATATAATAATGTAACATACATTTAGTAGTTTTGCGTTGTAGTAATTCTTTACAAACataatcttatatatttttaaacaaatgtcTTCTATgagtaaataattttacaaaccaaacattaaaataacttttagcTAATTAAATTCGGAAGTTTTATGGTATTAAACAGGGTAAAGTAAAATAGATATAACAcaaattttatgtaaagaaattaagTATATAATCCGTTAGAAAAGTGTGTTCCTAGGTTTTACGATCTCAATCTATATTCTGAAGATGTGATatagcttaaataaaataaataaaatagaaataatgtaATCCGTCAGCAACATTTGGAGTATTGGATAAGGGATAAGATTCCACAGATTGATGCATCCAATCACAAATCTGCAAAATTAACACCTCATCCACCTCAACCACACATTCTTGCATCCAATAATCGGAAAATCTCTTTCTCTCACTCTATTTTGGCTTCGTATTATTTGCACATATTTCTATTTCCCACTCTCTTTTTTGCTCTCAGTTAACAACAAAATCCGTAAATGGCTACCACTGCTTCTCCAATGGCGACTCAGCTGAAGAGCAGCTTTACGTCGTCTGTTACAAGAGGACTGGTAGTCCCCAGGGGCATTTCGGGATCCCCGTTCAAAGTATCTTCCGGAAAGACCAGGACCCCTTGCTTCACTGTCAAAGCTGTTCAATCCGACAAGGTAAGCTAGCTATGTCTGTCTGGTCACTGTTAGCTTAGCTAGGCTCGTCACTTCACTAAGTTTTTTATCATCCCCCCCTTCCCTCTCCTTTTGCAGTCAACATTTCAAGTAATCCAACCCATCAACGGCGATCCCTTCATTGGAAGCCTGGAGACTCCAGTCACCTCAAGCCCCTTAATTGCATGGTACCTTTCCAACCTCCCAGCCTATAGGACGGCAGTGAACCCACTTCTGAGGGGAATCGAAGTGGGTCTGGCTCACGGCTTCCTCCTGGTTGGTCCATTCGTTAAGGCCGGCCCTCTAAGGAACACTGCGGTGGCGGGTCAAGCTGGGTCCTTAGCCGCTGCTGGTCTGGTTGTGATCCTCAGCATTTGCTTGACGATGTATGGCGTTGCATCGTTCAAAGAAGGTGAGCCATCGATAGCACCGAGCCTAACCCTGACTGGGAGGAAGAAAGAGCCAGACCAGTTGCAAACGGCGGATGGATGGGCTAAGTTCACTGGAGGGTTCTTCTTTGGTGGAATCTCTGGTGTCACTTGGGCTTACTTCCTCCTGTATGTCCTTGACCTTCCTTACTACTTTAAGTAGAGCATCATTTGATCTATGTTTTACTTGGTCCCTTTTTTAATGTAAATCTTTGTATCCAGGACGATCCTTTGGGAACGAATATCAATTATATCAAGTGATTGTCACtctaattttaagttatttattgaAAGAGATATTGCATGAACACGTTTTTCTTTCACTCGCTTTACCACAATCAATAGCCAAATTGCCGCATTAGGCATTTTGAGCTTCAATAGTTATTAAAAGCGGCTCAAATCAGATCAATTATTACTGTGCTCGTTCgaggaagaaaaaagaatgattaattaatacctcagtctaatatttttttaatgtggtttttatattatatttttggtgtaatatgatatttatatttgacaaaagttTTTGATACTTAAAAGGTAACTATGTCAACTTTGAATGTTTAATTTGAGTCTTAAAGTTGCTAATGAAAGTTAATCACTAATACTATTACGtttgaatttttcatgattttgttaataaaataaatttaatgttaattgtaaatttttaagttttacatttaatttgtCAAACACAATTAAATAGATATGATTTAATTGGAGCTTTAGGATTGAATTAatgaaagttaattgttaaattattatctatttatgaaatttcatcaaatcacctctaaattttaaattaaacataaaaagttAACACCGCTACCTTCAAATACAAAGAGGTATAACTTTTGTTAAATACATATATCACATTGGACAAAAAAAACCACATTGGGAAAAAAATGCCaaactaaattatgtattaagCCAAAAATAGTTATAAGCTTCCACCGTTTtcaatgaatttattaaaattttaggattataattttgtagttaactataaattttttataattatatttttggatAAATATCAAAGCTATACgtgaactttgatttggtgcaatttgatatatgaaattttgacttgattcaattttcacaaatcactTACAACATTATTGAATTAACATCATTTTACGTTAATATATTgcatatataaacaattatattaatcaaatataaaaataaatgtatgtattcatttctttaaatgtgtataattgaatcaaaatcaaagtttcatatatacatatgcaacACAATTTAAGCTTCATGTTTATAAccgcacaaaatcaaagttaatgtatcaaattgcacattgaaccaaaattcatttataaatttgatatttatcccttaTACTTTGGCTATatattaactcttttaatttcaagaattttcGTATTTACATTTCTTTGATTATGGTCATATGTTTCGATGACCCTTATGCCTCATTCAGTACCTAAGggcaataaaagactcaatttgcacattttattaacttaatgaaaacttacaaaaacataattaatccTAATGAAAATACTTATTTACAAGCTCCTAAAGTCCggaaattagtttaatctgcttTTTGGCTATAGATTCTACAGCTTAAACCCGCCATTGAAATCGGCCTTTAGCTATGGATTTACTGTAGTACCTACAGATGGAATTTACCATTCAACCGTGAATACACAACAATTTGTAGATAAGAATTGTCACATGGCTATGCTCTACACTTGTCATTTTTCTTGCATATATACTACTTGTTCTTCCTCTGTTCATAACAACCCAACCCATGCAATGCATCAAGGCATATTAAATAATCTAACTCGTGGCAAATTAGTAGAAATTCAAGCTTTTCATGTATTCAGTGTGAATAATAATATAGGCATGTCATTCATACGATCacaagtataatatatatacaaaagaaacatataatattcatataaatataaatattcataaatataaataaatatcacaTTAAATTGATCAATCATGAATTCTAGCATATCTCATATCATTAGGGACCTATTTGCATAATTCaattcactaaaaatagtttgaaaccTATTCAGGGACGAATctgatcaaaacataaaattctgaGTCAAAAATGTAAATTCTAAgttacaagggacacacgaccatttGATCGAATCGCTTGGGAAGCCTTGCGTCATGTGGAAGAggtacacggtcgtgtgagAGATTGTGATTGTGTGGCAATTCGATAATTCAACCTATAGGGAAGACATGGTCGTGTATGGGGTCGTGTAGTCCATACGGGCgacccacacgcctgtgtggtaGGCCTTGCAGTTTGGGCTAGGTTAATTTTTGGCCTTAATTTTCTCGTAAAAGATCACACACCTGACTTTTAAGTTTCGCACGACGATCCTCACGTCGAAGTCTGGCTCGGGACACCTACAATGGGTCTTTTGATCAAAAAATATGCAATAATTAATATCGGcgttcaaaatttataaaaatcatcaaaaaattttagaagactCGTAAAAGATCATTTTATCGATCTTGAAGTTATTGAGAACATGAATTCTATAGATATTCGAGATCTAATTATCAAGATTTGGAATGTTCTTACTAATATTGGTACGTTAGGGACGAAATTGATGGTGTTTTGCTAAATCGATTAGAAAATCGATTGAACACACTCGGTTTCAATCTTGggatcaaaataatatttccagtaaaagaagataaagattttggtaaaaatgaaataagggaataaaagaaaaagatgtatttaacgaagagaaaagagaagttCTAATTATGGTTGAAAAGTAGTAGAAATCCACATGTAATTAGAAAATTGGATTAAATAATTAGggtttcaaaaattaaaagggtTGAATGGTAAAATACCCtttgtttcaaaattgaaaaaaaaaattaggggagTGGTTTTAGCATGATTTGAACCTAGATGCAATGAGGGATTTGAAGCCTTACCACTTGGGCTGCTACCCAAACTTGGTCATTTTCTACCACATTTAATATATGTACTAGATTGAATTTGTACCTTAGTTGTTGGAAAATTATAGAGGAAAATAGAAAGAGTGAGGCTTAAACCTTGGTTTTCTAAGGAATTTACTAAGCTCTCTACCACATGCATTCTAACCCTATGATTTGAAGAGAGATAGGATGAGAAAGCCTCCTTTATCTACTAAGGCACAAAATTAAGTTGCTGTTGAAATATAGAGCCTAGAGAAACAGAAGATAACCCTGACTTAAATAAATCATGCCTAGGGAAGAATCCTTCACCTTCGCCAGAGGAAGCATTGGGAAGTTCAAAACTGGATGGAACCACTAGTTGTTCTGGACTTATTGTTGGAATCTCATCCAATAGGGGATCAATAGTATGAATGGGGGAGTCTGTAGAACGGGTAGACTCCGCTGGTAAACAGGCGCCTTAGGTAGGGCAGGAATTGGAGAAATAGGAACTTCTGGTGTAGGGAGCACGTTTCTGAATCTGCGTCGTGTTAATTGAGGGCGCCCAATTTTCTCGATCTTTTGGGTGCTTTCTTCCACCCTAGGTCTCTTTTACTTTTGCTTTGTTGATATTTCTTGAGTGGAGCAGTAGCAATCCTCTCTTTAGAATGGTTTTCATCGAAAATAGTCTTAATATCCATGTTTTGTGTTGAAGTCGAGGAATATCCTGCACCATCAATATGAGAATGATACTGATTTGAAGAGGAAGTAAAAGTTGTACCAGGATTACTTAAAATACTCTAGTTACCTAGGCAGAGACAACAGATATGGTAAAAGAAGAAAGGAGGTTCTCTTATACACCTTACTAATACGTGTGCCAATTCAGTATTTGCATTATAAGGCCAAGCCACTGAAACAAAAGGCatgttgaaatcatttaaacaatttatgGAGTTAAAAATCTTGTAGGCAATACTAGAAGACGTTTCTGATTAAAAATACTTCCACTAATTCAAGTACAAGCCCTTTTATCAGTCATTTGTATTGTTGCAATGCTACTTGAGAATCTACTAGCTGACACTGTGCACAGATACTATCCAAAGGAAGGGACCACCGTATAGGAAAATTGAATCTAGACTCGAGTTTCTAGATGACTCTCACGTACTTGCCCTTTCTTAGATGTAGATTTGAAATATTGTTCTGGATTTTGGGCTCATGACCGCTTCCAGGTGCACCAACGCTCAGAGTAGAAATCCTGCACAAAATATGTTGAACAGGCGATATCTGCAAGTATATaggttaggttgtaatatagttaaaaTGAAGTACGTGAGTACTCcaaggattgtacccaagggaggcgagcgCTAATTTAATTCTAACCTAAGAAAAAATAGagctaattagtactttaaaaaaattatcttacgactaaatataaaaaaatacttttggtattttaataaataaagaacaaaacaatataaatgGAAAAACTTTGGGAAATTTGCTATGGAAACTTAATCATATCTGAGCATAGGTGACTAGCTCACTTCGGTAATCATAACTAACTGTTGCTTTTGGTTCTTTGTTCAATTAACTAGTTGTTATCCTAGCAGGATCTCTCGAATTTCCACTAGAATGACGAGtaagcaagaactacttatctgtTGATCTCACAATCCAAACTGGCTTGGGGTTAAGGTTTTCACGGaaaggccataccaattttgtaTTAATTCCGACCTAAATAATTTGctagggtcgtcaagcctaggtTTTACACTattcctttcccaaacagctAATCCGCTTAAGAGAACCCTATAcaacaatcaattaatcatacctTCACTCACTAATCCCCTACAAGAGGATTAATTTCTCATggatctaaaaaaaataaacttgatataaAATATGAGCACTAATAGTGAATCA
This region includes:
- the LOC105784690 gene encoding photosystem I reaction center subunit XI, chloroplastic, whose amino-acid sequence is MATTASPMATQLKSSFTSSVTRGLVVPRGISGSPFKVSSGKTRTPCFTVKAVQSDKSTFQVIQPINGDPFIGSLETPVTSSPLIAWYLSNLPAYRTAVNPLLRGIEVGLAHGFLLVGPFVKAGPLRNTAVAGQAGSLAAAGLVVILSICLTMYGVASFKEGEPSIAPSLTLTGRKKEPDQLQTADGWAKFTGGFFFGGISGVTWAYFLLYVLDLPYYFK